The following DNA comes from Amycolatopsis albispora.
TCCGCCCGGAGGCGACCGTGTTCGCCACGTCGCAGCGGCTGGACAACACCAATCTCGGCAACCGCCCCGCCGCCGCCTGGTCCGGCGCCATTCCGGGCGCGCTGCCCAGCGGCAACGGCCACGCCGAGCTGCCGCCCGGGTCGAACGGCATGCCGGTGTTCGGCGGTTTCGTGCCCGGCGGCGGCCTGCCGGGCAACCAGTTGCCGCAGCCCGCCAGCCGCCGGGTGGACACCTCGCCGGTGTTCGACCGCGGCTGGGATCGCGGCGACGACCCGGAACCGGTGGTGATCCCGTCCCGGATGACCCCGGCCAACGCGCCGCAACCGGAGGCCGCGTACGCGCCGCCCGCGGCCGCCATGCCCGCACCGCGCCAGCCCCGCCGGGTCGATCCGGAACTGGTCGGCGGCAAGCCGGTGCACGTGATCTTTCGCCCTTCGCGCGGGCTCGAGGTGCGCGAGGACCTTCGTGACACCGACCGTGCCGTGAGGGGGTAGCCATGCCGATCAGGACCAACCGCGGCCGCGCCGCGGTGTACCGCAGGCTGTGGGGGTGGCCGCTGCGCTCCACCGCCCACCTGACCGTTTCGCTGGTGGTGCTCGCCGTGCTGCTCATCGCGGCGGGCGTGGTCGTGCCGAAGCTGGTCGGTGAGCAACCGCAGCGGACCGGCCGCGCCGGGGAGATCTCGGTGACCCCCGACGACGGCAAGGCCGGTCCGCCGCCGAATCGCGCCAGCAGCGGCCCGCTGCCGACGCGGCTGTCCGAGCCACGCGAGTCGCCGACCTCGGCGCCCCCGAACGGCGACGCCATGCGCGTGGCCGAGCAGTTCGCCGCGGCCTGGGTGAACCACCCCGACGGCATCACCAACGAGCAGTGGCTGGCCGGGCTGAAACCCTTCACCACCGACGAGTTCCTGCCCACGATGTCCACTGTGGACCCGGCGAACATCCCGGCCACCCGGGTGACCGGGCAGCCGGTGCCGGTGAACTCGCTGACCAGTTCGCTGGAGGCGGAGGTGCCGACCGACGGGCCCAAACTGTCCATCACCGTGGTCAGCACGAACGTCGGCTGGCGGGTTTCGGCGCTCGACCAGGCGGGCTGAGCCGTGAAGGTCGGTGTGCTGGTCGGGGTGCTGGTCACCGTGTTGTTCGCGGCCGTGGTCACCACCGGCACGGTGGCCGTGGTGGTGGACAGCCAGCAGGAGCAGCAGGCGCTCGGCGTGGTCAACCTCAGCTGCGACGCGGCGATCGGGCCGAGCCAGCCGGGGCAGCAGGGCAAGGGCGCGGCGGACGCGGGCAACCTGAAGGACGAGCAGCTGCAGATCGTCACGCTCATCATCACCATCGGCAAGCAGCGGCAGCTGTCGCCGCGGGCGTGGCAGATCGCCATCCAGGCCGGGATGACCGAGTCGGGGCTGCGGAACCTGACCTACGGTGACCGCGACTCGCTCGGCATCTTCCAGATGCGGCCGTCGATGGGCTGGGGCACGGTCGCGCAGGTGACCGATCCGCCGTACCAGGTCAACAAGTTCTACGACGTGCTGCTGGGCGTGAAGGGCTGGGAGACCATGCGGCCCGGCGACGCGGCGCAGGCGGTCGAGCGGTCGGGGTTCCCGGATCGGTACCACAAGTGGGAACCGATGGCCGTGCACCTGGTGGAGAACGTCGGCGAGGTGGTCGACGCCGCGGGGTGCGGTGAGGGCACCGGTGCGGTGCTGCCGCCCAGCCAGACCGCGGCGAAGGCGATCGAATTCGCCTTGGGGGAGCAGGGAAAGCCGTACGTGTGGGGTGCCACCGGGCCGAACTCCTACGACTGCTCGGGGTTGATGCTGCGCGCCTACGAGGCGGCGGGCGTCACCCTGCCGAGGGTTTCGCGTGACCAGTACAAGGCGGGCGCGATGTTGCCGGTGGAGCAGGCCCAGCCCGGTGACCTGCTGTTCTGGGCCTACGACCCGTCGAACCCGAAGACCATTCACCACGTGGCGATGTATCTGGGGGATGGGAAGATGGTGGAGGCGCAGCAGAGCGGCGTCCCGGTGCACACCAGGAAGGTCTCCTGGGACGAAGGCGAGCTCGTCGCGCAGGCGGTCCGGCCTGGTGTTTAAGGAGTAGTCGGTGGCGAAGAAGTTCGGCAGGCGCGGGAGCAAGAAGGGTGCCGCGGAGGACCCGAGGAACATGTTCGGGCCGCCGATGCCGCGCCGCGGCGGGCCGCCCGCGTCGAGCACCCCGCTCGCCGATTTCCTCAACCGCGGCCCGATTCCGGGGGTCGACGAGGGGTACGTGGTGCTGCCGCGGTCGCTGGCGGAGGGCATGTCGCTGCCGTGGCAGCAGCAGGCGGTGGAGTTGCTGTCGCAGTTCCACGGCACGCACCGGGGGCTTTCGTGGCCGATCTACCGGGTGACGCCGTCGCGGTACGAGCGGCTGGTGGACCTGGACGAGGAGCAGCTGGCCGAGGCGGGCTACCTGGTCGAGATCGACACCGACGGCGACATGGTCTACCGCGAGCGCAGCGGCAGGCGGGTGGAGAACCCGGAGAACACCACGGTGCTGGTCGCCACCCTGGACCCGATCGTGCGGGGCCGCCCGCCCGCACAGCCGCGACGGGAAGCCCCGTCGGACGGCGGTTCGCGGGCGCCGGTGCCGATGAACCTGCCA
Coding sequences within:
- a CDS encoding C40 family peptidase, whose protein sequence is MKVGVLVGVLVTVLFAAVVTTGTVAVVVDSQQEQQALGVVNLSCDAAIGPSQPGQQGKGAADAGNLKDEQLQIVTLIITIGKQRQLSPRAWQIAIQAGMTESGLRNLTYGDRDSLGIFQMRPSMGWGTVAQVTDPPYQVNKFYDVLLGVKGWETMRPGDAAQAVERSGFPDRYHKWEPMAVHLVENVGEVVDAAGCGEGTGAVLPPSQTAAKAIEFALGEQGKPYVWGATGPNSYDCSGLMLRAYEAAGVTLPRVSRDQYKAGAMLPVEQAQPGDLLFWAYDPSNPKTIHHVAMYLGDGKMVEAQQSGVPVHTRKVSWDEGELVAQAVRPGV